The Maniola hyperantus chromosome 19, iAphHyp1.2, whole genome shotgun sequence genome has a window encoding:
- the jet gene encoding F-box/LRR-repeat protein 15 — MNSKRKTHIFDLFWEDILVSKILPYLTIRECFHFRCVSKTCLQIVNMYFAKLKSLKLMNKGFSPHAFQVFAATCTKLRVLNLSRCKNLTDADIIPILRHNRELTSLNLSFCYNLSAKCLQPVILFCNQLKILKLGKCAWLTTGAMEALALHQSKLEDVDLGYCGNITEGCILIFIKKFRQIKTLNLEGNKQITDKCLYTMSKYSSQLKLLNLGGCSEITDKGVLALALHCNNLEGLLVRGCLKVTETSLRLLRKNRVHLDRRPVEVPLPIYQI; from the exons aTGAATAGCAAAAGAAAGACGCACATCTTTGACTTGTTCTGGGAAGATATTTTAGTGTCGAAAATCTTGCCGTATCTCACTATAAGAGAATGCTTCCACTTTCGTTGTGTTTCGAAAACATGTCTACAAAttgtaaatatgtattttgcgaagctgaaatcaTTAAAACTGATGAACAAGGGGTTTTCGCCACACGCTTTTCAA GTCTTTGCAGCAACATGTACAAAGCTAAGAGTCCTTAACTTAAGCCGATGCAAAAACCTCACCGACGCAGACATAATACCCATTCTGCGGCACAACCGTGAACTAACCAGCTTGAATTTGAGCTTCTGCTATAACTTGAGTGCTAAATGTTTGCAACCGGTCATACTATTCTGTAaccaattaaaaatattgaagtTGGGAAAGTGTGCATGGCTAACCACAGGTGCTATGGAGGCGCTGGCGTTACATCAGAGCAAGCTTGAAGATGTAGATTTGGGATACTGCGGCAACATCACGGAGGGATGCATACTGATCTTTATTAAGAAATttagacaaataaaaactttgaacttagaAGGCAATAAGCAGATCACTGATAAGTGTCTCTACACTATGTCCAAGTACAGCAGTCAATTGAAGTTACTTAATTTGGGTGGATGCAGTGAAATTACTGATAAAGGAGTCCT GGCTTTGGCCCTACATTGCAATAACCTAGAAGGTCTCCTGGTCAGAGGATGCCTCAAAGTTACGGAGACAAGCTTGCGCCTCTTGAGGAAGAACCGGGTGCATCTGGACAGAAGGCCGGTTGAAGTTCCTTTACCTATTTATCAAATATAA